GCGAGCCAGGCCCTGAGCCCCTCGCGGCGGGCGAGCCACGCCCCGGCGGCGCCCGTCCCGAGGACGAGGAGGAGCGTGGGGCCGAACCCGAGCAGGCCGCCGAGGCGAATGAGGAGCGCAAGCTCGACGACGGGAACGATCGTGAACAGCAGGAACAGCCGCAGAAGCACGGTTAGAACCCCAGGACCGTCAGAAGCCCATCATCGCACGCACGGCCGGATCGATCCTTTCGGGGGTCCAGAACGGCTTCCACACGAGGCTCACGACGGCCTCCTCCACGCCGTCCACCGTCTCCGCCGCGTCCTTGGCGCCCCCGAGAATCTGGCCACCCGCCGGGCAGCCGGGACTCGTCAGCGTCATCGTGACCTTCGCCTCGCCCTCCTCGACTTCGACATCGTACACGAGTCCGAGATCCACGATGTTGATGCCGAGTTCGGGATCCGTCACGGTGCGGAGCGCGGTCCGCACCTTCTCCGCGATCTCGGGCGACTCCGCTTCCGATGGGGCCTCGTCCGCCGGGGCCTCGTCCGTCGAACCCATCCCGTCCATGGGATCCCTCGTATCCTTCTCTTCCATTGTATCCGTCACCTTTCGATCGTTGTCCGACGCCGACCCTCCAACTCACCAACTCCTCTAACCCACCAACTCGCCGGGGCGTACGCCCGGCTTCTCGAACTCCTTCAACAGATCCTCCACCGTGGGGCGCGCGCGCACCAGCGCCCGGCAGTCCTCCATGGCGCCGGTCGCGTTGATGAGGATCGTGCCGGTGAGCCGGTTGTCCGTCACGCAGTAGACGATCGAGCGGCCGGAGCCGAGTTCGCCGGAGACGATCGTGCGGTCCACCTCGGCCGTCTCTCCGAACACGTTGATGCTGAGGTCGAACACGTGCGTGAAGAAATAGGAGAGGTGGTCGAACTCCTCCCTCGCGCCGGCCATGTTGCGGCCCGCGTGGCGCCCGTGCGCGCGGGCGTGGTCCCAGTGCTCGAGGCGCGAGAGTCCGCCCCCCATGGGATCCGGGAAGCGGGCCACGTCCCCTGCCGCGTAGATGTGAGGGGCCGTGGTCTCGGCGGACCCGTCCACGACGATCCCGTCCTGGACCGCGAGGCCGGCCTCGGCGCCGAGTTCATCGTTCGGCGACATCCCGACGCCCATGATCGCAAGGTCGGTGGGGATCTCCTCGCCGCTGTCGAGCACGACCCGCCCAAGGCGTCCCTCCCCTTCAAAGGCGGCGACGCCCGAGCCCATCATGAATCGCACGCCGCGCTCCTCGAAGTAGCGGCGGAGGAAGCTCGCGATCGTCTCCGGAAAGACGCGCGCCCAGACGCGAGGCTCCACCTCGAGGACGACGGCATCGACGTCGAACTTCGACAGCGATGAGGCCAGTTCCATCCCGATGAAGCCGGCACCGACGAGCACGACGCGCGACGCGCCGCGGGCGATCTCGCGCAGTTGCTCGGAGTCGGCGGCCGTGCGGAGGGTCGACACGCCGGGGAGATCGCTTCCCGGCACCTCGAGCCGCTTCGCCCGCCCGCCCGTGGCGATCAGAATGCGACGGCCCCGGAACGCGTCTCCCGCCGCCGTGTGGATGGTCATGGCGCGAGCATCCAGACGCTTCACCTCCGCGTCCGTGAACAGCGTGAGTTCGTCCGCCAGGTCATCGAACCAGCGCGCGGGTTTCACGTGCAGCAGGTCGCGGGGCGCCCCCTCCGCCTGCAGGAACTCCTTCGACAGGGGAGGCCGGTGATAGGGAGGGTCCGGTTCCTCCGCGAAGATGGCGATCGAGCCGTTGCGGTCGATCTCCCGGATCCCGTCCACCGCCGAGACCGCCGCGAGGCCGCCTCCCACGATGACGTAGTCGAAGCTCTTCATCCGCAGGTCAGCCTCCCGCGTCTTCGGCCGACTGGTCGTGGACGATGAGCCAGGCCCCTTCCACGTTCAGCAGGACGAGCGTGAAGGGCCCCGTCGATGTGACCGCCCCGTCGCGTTCGAGGACGTAGCGCGCCGTCGCGACGCCGACCCGCTCATCGACCTCCCGGACCCGAAGGTCCTCGAAGCGGAGGCTATCCCGCGCCGCGCCGGGCGCGAATCCCGGAGCGTATCGCTCCCGAATCCCATCGAAGCCTTCGATGAGTCCCGTCGCTCCGATGTAGCTCGTCGTCGGAGACGGGGAGTAGGCGCTCATGAAGCCGTCGAGATCGCCCGCGTTCCACGCCGCCGCCTGCAGGTCGAGCAGGGAGGCGACCTGCTCGGCGAGATCGGGCCCTTCGTCCGCCACGGGAGAGCCGTTCTCGTCCAACCGCTCGAGGCGGCAGCCCCCCAGCGCGAGTCCGGCGGCCAGAGCGACCGCCGTCGCCGCCGGGAGCCTCGAACCTTGCCTCCCGATCCGTCGGTATCGGGTCATTCGTCTCATTTCAGTGCGCGCGTGAACAGTTCGACCGAGGCGTCGATCGCCTCTTCGAGTTCCGGCGTCGTCCCCGCGAACGGGTGTCCGGCCTGGAACGTGTGCGTCCCACGATCTACCCCGACGAGCCGCGCAAGGTCGCCCACCGCGTCGGCGATCCGCCAGGCGTCGCTGAAGGGCACGGACTCGTCGGCCGTCCCGTGCACCACCGTGACCGGAATCTGCAGGCTCGCGGCGCTGGCAAGGACGTCGAGGCGCTCCCGGTTCGCGCGCATGTCGTCGAGCACGTTTCGCTCGAGCGGCATGTCCTGCTTCGTGCGCGCGTTCGGGATGATCACGGTTTCTCCCGCCTCCCACCGGTCGGCGAAGCTCTCGTAGCGGGTGACCGATGAGATCGAGGCCCACGTGACGAGCCCCCGCACCTGGGACCGGAGACCCGCCTTCAGGATGCAGGTGGCGCCGCCCCGGCTGTGTCCCAGCAGGCCGAAGCGCGTGGCCGGAACGACCTCCGTGTTGCCGAGCCGGCCGCTCACGAGTCCATCGAGGATGGCCTCCAGGTCCCAGAGTTCGCGGGAGAAGGTGTTGTGGCTGAAGGCCTCCAGGTCGTCGAAGTCCGAGTCGCGCACGCCGGAGCCATCGAAGTTGAAGGAGACGACGGGAATCCCGGTCTGCTCAGCGAGTTGTTCGCAGAGATGGGGGAAGAAGCCCCAGTCCTTGAACCCCTTGAAGCCGTGGCAGACGACGATGGCCGCGCCGACGCCGTCGACCGGGGGCCCGGCTTCGGCGGGAGCGGCGTGCGACCAGTAGTCGCCGCGAAGGTCCGCGCCCGGGGGCGTGAGCCGGAACGGAGTTCGCGTCACGGACTGCGTCATGTCTTCATCGTCCGCATCATCCGCCGTCGTCGCGCCGCCGCTGCGGCAGCCACATCGCGTCCTCGCGCCCGGCGCGCCGGTTCGCGGCCCGGGCGAGGGTGAACAGCAGATCGGAGAGACGGTTGATGTAGGGGACGACGACTTCGGCGAGATCCGGCTGACCATCGAGGAGAGCCGTGACGCCCCGCTCGGCGCGCCGACAGACGGTGCGCGCGACGTGCAACTGCGCGGCGAGGGGCGACCCGCCGGGCAGGACGAAGGCATCGAGTTCAGGAAGCTCGGCGTCCAGCGCGTCGATCCAGGCTTCGAGCGCGTCGATCCGGTCGGCGGAGAGCGCGGGAATCGTGCCCTTTCGCAGCAACCGCTCCGGGTTCGCGGAGGCGAGGCGGGCCCCGATCGTGAACAGATCCTCCTGGACGGCCGCGAGCGCCGGCCCGGACTCGCCGAGCGTCGCGCCCTCCGGGTCGAGCGCGAGCGCCACCCCGATCACGGCGTTGAGTTCGTCGACCGTGCCGTACGCCGCGACCCGCGCATCGTCCTTCGAGACCCGCGCTCCGCCGAGGAGACCCGTCTCCCCTCCGTCCCCGCCTTTCGTGTATATCTTCAATCGAGATTGGCCGTAATGGGGTTTGGCCGCATGCCGCGCGTCGTGCGCCAGGCTGAGGGGCGAACCTTAACAGCCCGCGGCGAAACGCCGCTACCTGGCACCGTCCAAAAGGAGTCGTGACGTGAAGACCGACGGAACCGACCTCCGACCCGCGGATGTTCAGTCACGAAGGGCCTTCATCGCGACCGCGGCGGCCGGTGTGGGCGCCGTCGCCTCGGGCTCGCTCGCCGCGTGCGGACCGGACGGCGGGGAGGCCGCGGCGGGAGCCCCGGATGCGGGGGCCACGGACGCGGGGGCCACGGACGCGGGCGGCGGGATCGTCGTCGCGCGCGGACCCATCGCGGTAGAGGCCGGGATCGGCGCGCTCAAGCGCGGCGGCAACGCGATCGACGCGGCGGTCGCGACGGCCTTCGCGCAGTTCATCACGACGCCGTTCTCGGCCGGGGTCGGCGGCTTCGGCTGCATGGTCGTATACGACGCGGTTACCGGACGCGCCACGTCCATCGACTTCCACGGGCGGGCGGGGAGCCGGGCGACGCCGGACATCTACCGGAGCGCGCTTGAGGGGCGGATCTACGGACACGCAGACCGCTGGAAGGTGCGCGGCGACATCAACCAGATCGGCTATCAATCCGTCGTGACTCCGGGGACGGTCGCCGGCCTGTGGGAGGCGTGGAGCCGGTTCGGGACGCGGCCGTGGGCCGAACTCGTAGAGCCGGCGATCCGGCTCGCCTACGACGGCTTCGAAATCCCCGGCGCCCTCGCGCGCGGCTTCACGACCCGGACGGAGTCGTCCTCGGGCGTCGTCCCGTTCTTCACCAAGGTCCAAACGACCGACGCCTCTGCCCGCATATTTCTCAACAACGGAGTACCGTGGCGGGCGGGGGAACGGCTCGCGCAGCCCGATTACGGCCGCACGCTCGAACTCATCGCCGCGGGCGGCGCCGATGTGGTCTACCGGGGCGAGATCGCCGAGCGGATCGCGGCGGACTTCGAGCGCAACGGCGGCCTCCTCACGATGGCCGACCTCGAGGCGTACACGCCCGATGTCTACGACCCGGTGCATGGCACCTACCGCGGACACGACGTGTTTTCGAACGCTCTGCCGGGCAGCGGCGCGCAGGTCATCGAGATCCTGAACCTACTCGAGGGCTACGACGTGCCGGGTCTCGAACACGGGAAGGCGGACCACGTCGAACTGCTCGGCCGCGCCCAGATCCTCTCCTTCATCGACCGGCGCCGGTACCACGGCGACCCGAAGTTCATCGACGACCCGACGGACATCCTCGTGTCGAAGGACCGCGCGGCGGAACTGAGAAGCTTCATCGACCGCCGCGAACTTCCGCCCGACGTTGTGGAGGAGCCGCCGGAGGGACCCGACACGACGCACCTTTCGACGGCGGACCGGGCCGGGAACTGCGTGGCGCTCACGCACACGCTGGGTTCCGCGTCGGGGGTCGTCACCGACGGGCTCGGCTTTACCTGGAACAACTGCATGTTCCAGTTCAACCCGGTGGCCGGACGTCCCAACAGCATCGCACCCGGCAAGGCGCGGATCACGGGGATCTCGCCGGCCATCGTGCTGCGGGACGGGCAGCCCATCCTCGTCACGGGAGCGGCGGGCGGCACCCGGATCCTGGGCGCCGTCCAGCACACGATCAGCAACACCGTCGATTTCAACATGTCGGCGCTCGAAGCCGTCTCCGTCCCGCGCTGGCACTGGGAGGACCACCTCCTCGAGCTGGAGCCGCAGTTGTACCACCACCTCAGGGAGGAACTCGAGGGACGCGGTCTGGACGTCGCGAACGACGCGTTCGTCGCGCAACTCCACGCGGTCGGAATCGACCCCGGTACGGGGCAACTCACGGGAGGACCGGACCCGCGCGGGTGGGGCGGAGGATCGGCCACGGCAGGTTGACACTTTTCCCAGGCGTTTGTATCCTGCGGGTCGCGCTGCGGGGTGGAGCAGTCTGGTAGCTCGTCGGGCTCATAACCCGAAGGTCGCAGGTTCGAATCCTGCCCCCGCTATCTCTCGCCTCGCCTCGCAAAGCTGCGGGGCGAGGCGTTTTGCTCTCCGATCCCTTTTGCGGGACGGGGGTACGATCCGGGGTAGCTCAGTGGCCAGAGCGGGTGGCTGTTAACCACTAGGTCGTGGGTTCGAATCCCACCCCCGGAGTAGGGCAGCGGGACTCTTGCCACCGGCTGCCAAAGGGCTGGGTAGCTCAGGCGGTAGAGCACGGCGCTGAAAACGCCGGTGTCGGCGGTTCGACTCCGCCCCCAGCCATTGCCACGGGCCGCCATCGGCCGGTTCGCGGGAAGCGGCAGAGGGGCGTAGCTCAATTGGTAGAGCACCGGTCTCCAAAACCGGCGGTTGGGGGTTCGAGTCCCTCCGCCCCTGTCGGCTCGCGTAGCTCAGGGGTAGAGCGCATCCTTGGTAAGGATGAGGTCGCGGGTTCAAATCCCGCCGCGAGCTTGGAGCAGCTTGGAACGGGATGGCGGGCGCCCGTAGCTCAGTTGGATCAGAGCACCGGCCTTCTAAGCCGGGGGTCCCAGGTTCGAGTCCTGGCGGGCGCGTGGTAAACAGGGGACGACAACGGCACGAGCCCCCATCGTCCAACGGCCAGGACACCACTCTTTCAAGGTGGAGATAGGGGTTCGATTCCCCTTGGGGGTACTTGAGCGGACGGGAGCGGCGACAGCCCGTTTGCGGAATACGGAAGTTGAAGCGCGGGGCCGTAGCTCAGCTGGGAGAGCGCTGCAATGGCATTGCAGAGGTCAGGGGTTCGAATCCCCTCGGCTCCATCGTCGCGACCCGGGGCGGCTTGCGGAGGCGAGTCCGCGCACGAAGTTGTGACGTCGTAAGCGCCGTTAGCTCAATTGGCAGAGCAACTGACTCTTAATCAGTAGGTTCGGGGTTCGACTCCCTGACGGCGCATTCTCCCCCTGCTCCTCGTTCCGCCGGCCGCCTCGCCTCGCTTCTCAGGGGTCGGCTCGCGCCTTACCGGTTCTCGCGCTCCTGCGCGCGCGCGCCGCGCAGGACGTTTTCCAGCGCGTAGTTCGCCTCGTGGCACGCGTACTCGTACAGGAGGTCCTCCATCTTCACGAACGGAACCTCGCCGCCCCACGCGGTCTCCCACGTGTCGGGGTCGTCGATGAGGAACTCGTAGTTGATCGTGTTCGCGTCCACGCGCGTGAGCCGCTCCGTGATCTTCAGGTTCGGACTCGCGCCGAAGAACTCGCGGTAGGCGGTGAGCTGCTGCGGGTTGAGCTTCGTCGTCTCGATGACGAGGGTATCGTCCTCCCACCAGCCGCGGGAATCCCCGAACCAGGGCCGGATCGCGTCCGGGAAAGATGGCGGGGCGCCGGTCACATCGGCCTCCCCGGCGCCGGGCGCGACGCCGATAGGGATGATGCGGGTGTCGTGCACCATCTCGGTCATGATCGCGACGTGGTCGGGGGTCTGCACGATCGTGTAGTTGTTGTTGTAGAAGTAGTTGGGGAGCATCGGAGGGCCGGCGTTGGACCCGAACGAGACGACGCAGCGCTCGGAGAGGGGTCGGTTCTCGGGGTTGTCGTACTCCCCGTGCCGGCCGCGGGCGGCCATGAGCTGGCCGAGACGCTGCCGGGCCTCGGCGGTGCGCGCGGGGATGCGGCCGTCCTCCGGCACCATGAGGAGG
This window of the Candidatus Palauibacter polyketidifaciens genome carries:
- a CDS encoding metal-sulfur cluster assembly factor, which produces MAEKVRTALRTVTDPELGINIVDLGLVYDVEVEEGEAKVTMTLTSPGCPAGGQILGGAKDAAETVDGVEEAVVSLVWKPFWTPERIDPAVRAMMGF
- a CDS encoding FAD-dependent oxidoreductase, which encodes MKSFDYVIVGGGLAAVSAVDGIREIDRNGSIAIFAEEPDPPYHRPPLSKEFLQAEGAPRDLLHVKPARWFDDLADELTLFTDAEVKRLDARAMTIHTAAGDAFRGRRILIATGGRAKRLEVPGSDLPGVSTLRTAADSEQLREIARGASRVVLVGAGFIGMELASSLSKFDVDAVVLEVEPRVWARVFPETIASFLRRYFEERGVRFMMGSGVAAFEGEGRLGRVVLDSGEEIPTDLAIMGVGMSPNDELGAEAGLAVQDGIVVDGSAETTAPHIYAAGDVARFPDPMGGGLSRLEHWDHARAHGRHAGRNMAGAREEFDHLSYFFTHVFDLSINVFGETAEVDRTIVSGELGSGRSIVYCVTDNRLTGTILINATGAMEDCRALVRARPTVEDLLKEFEKPGVRPGELVG
- a CDS encoding nuclear transport factor 2 family protein; its protein translation is MTRYRRIGRQGSRLPAATAVALAAGLALGGCRLERLDENGSPVADEGPDLAEQVASLLDLQAAAWNAGDLDGFMSAYSPSPTTSYIGATGLIEGFDGIRERYAPGFAPGAARDSLRFEDLRVREVDERVGVATARYVLERDGAVTSTGPFTLVLLNVEGAWLIVHDQSAEDAGG
- a CDS encoding alpha/beta hydrolase, translating into MTQSVTRTPFRLTPPGADLRGDYWSHAAPAEAGPPVDGVGAAIVVCHGFKGFKDWGFFPHLCEQLAEQTGIPVVSFNFDGSGVRDSDFDDLEAFSHNTFSRELWDLEAILDGLVSGRLGNTEVVPATRFGLLGHSRGGATCILKAGLRSQVRGLVTWASISSVTRYESFADRWEAGETVIIPNARTKQDMPLERNVLDDMRANRERLDVLASAASLQIPVTVVHGTADESVPFSDAWRIADAVGDLARLVGVDRGTHTFQAGHPFAGTTPELEEAIDASVELFTRALK
- a CDS encoding cob(I)yrinic acid a,c-diamide adenosyltransferase, which produces MKIYTKGGDGGETGLLGGARVSKDDARVAAYGTVDELNAVIGVALALDPEGATLGESGPALAAVQEDLFTIGARLASANPERLLRKGTIPALSADRIDALEAWIDALDAELPELDAFVLPGGSPLAAQLHVARTVCRRAERGVTALLDGQPDLAEVVVPYINRLSDLLFTLARAANRRAGREDAMWLPQRRRDDGG
- the ggt gene encoding gamma-glutamyltransferase translates to MKTDGTDLRPADVQSRRAFIATAAAGVGAVASGSLAACGPDGGEAAAGAPDAGATDAGATDAGGGIVVARGPIAVEAGIGALKRGGNAIDAAVATAFAQFITTPFSAGVGGFGCMVVYDAVTGRATSIDFHGRAGSRATPDIYRSALEGRIYGHADRWKVRGDINQIGYQSVVTPGTVAGLWEAWSRFGTRPWAELVEPAIRLAYDGFEIPGALARGFTTRTESSSGVVPFFTKVQTTDASARIFLNNGVPWRAGERLAQPDYGRTLELIAAGGADVVYRGEIAERIAADFERNGGLLTMADLEAYTPDVYDPVHGTYRGHDVFSNALPGSGAQVIEILNLLEGYDVPGLEHGKADHVELLGRAQILSFIDRRRYHGDPKFIDDPTDILVSKDRAAELRSFIDRRELPPDVVEEPPEGPDTTHLSTADRAGNCVALTHTLGSASGVVTDGLGFTWNNCMFQFNPVAGRPNSIAPGKARITGISPAIVLRDGQPILVTGAAGGTRILGAVQHTISNTVDFNMSALEAVSVPRWHWEDHLLELEPQLYHHLREELEGRGLDVANDAFVAQLHAVGIDPGTGQLTGGPDPRGWGGGSATAG